A stretch of the Aegilops tauschii subsp. strangulata cultivar AL8/78 chromosome 4, Aet v6.0, whole genome shotgun sequence genome encodes the following:
- the LOC141021479 gene encoding uncharacterized protein: protein MALAVVPLNLNVFLEKAKLKDDGSNYTDWVRNLRIILIAAQKNYVLEAPLGARPAARATPEVMNVWQSKADDYSIVQCAMLYGLEPGLQRRFERHGAYEMFQELKLIFQANARIERYEVSNKFYSCKMEENSSVSEHILKMSGYNNHLIQLGVNLPDDSVIDRILQSLPPSYKSFVMNYNMQGMNKTIPELFAMLKAAEVEIKKEHQVLMVNKTTSFKKKGKGKKKGNFKKNSKQVAVQEKKPKSGPKPETECFYCKQTGHWKRNCPKYLADKKDGKVNKGTTD, encoded by the exons atggcccttgctgttgttccgttgaatttgaatgtgttccttgagaaagcaaagttgaaagatgatggtagcaattacacggactgggtccgtaacttgaggattatcctcattgctgcacagaagaattatgtcctggaagcaccgctgggtgccaggcctgctgcaagagcaacaccagaggttatgaatgtctggcagagcaaagctgatgactactcgatagttcagtgtgccatgctttacggcttagaaccgggtcttcaacgacgttttgaacgtcatggagcatatgagatgttccaggagttgaagttaatatttcaagcaaatgcccggattgagagatatgaagtctccaataagttctacagctgcaagatggaagagaatagttctgtcagtgagcatatactcaaaatgtctgggtataacaatcacttgattcaactgggagttaatcttccggatgatagcgtcattgacagaattcttcaatcactgccaccaagctacaagagcttcgtgatgaactataacatgcaagggatgaataagacaattcccgagctcttcgcaatgctaaaagcagcggaggtagaaatcaaaaaggagcatcaagtgttgatggtcaataagaccactagtttcaagaaaaagggcaaagggaagaagaaggggaacttcaagaagaacagcaagcaagttgctgttcaggagaagaaacccaaatctggacctaagcctgagactgagtgcttctactgcaagcagactggtcactggaagcggaactgccccaagtatttggcggataagaaggatggcaaggtgaacaaag ggactacggattaa